The Epilithonimonas zeae genome contains a region encoding:
- a CDS encoding 3'-5' exonuclease → MKTTDNILIIDLEATCWNDHPPRGQESEIIEIGVCILDTKTGKISQNEGILVKPQYSKVSPFCTKLTSITQEMLDDEGILLEDALDILREDYDSKDLTWASYGNYDLNMLQNQARKFKVDYPLSYDHINVKTLFAQLHPIRKSVGMDRALKELKFPLEGTHHRGVDDVKNIAKILFWCLQRT, encoded by the coding sequence ATGAAAACAACAGACAATATATTAATTATAGACCTCGAGGCCACGTGTTGGAATGACCACCCGCCGAGAGGACAGGAAAGTGAAATCATAGAAATCGGAGTGTGTATTCTGGATACAAAAACCGGTAAGATTTCGCAAAATGAGGGAATTTTAGTAAAACCTCAATACTCAAAAGTGAGTCCGTTTTGTACGAAACTGACTTCCATTACGCAAGAAATGCTTGATGATGAAGGAATTTTGCTGGAAGATGCTCTGGATATCTTGAGGGAAGATTATGATTCCAAAGATTTGACTTGGGCAAGTTACGGAAACTACGATTTGAATATGCTTCAAAATCAGGCAAGGAAATTCAAGGTTGATTATCCTTTAAGTTATGACCACATCAACGTGAAAACCTTATTTGCTCAATTGCATCCCATCAGAAAAAGTGTAGGAATGGACAGAGCTTTGAAAGAATTGAAATTCCCCTTGGAAGGTACTCATCACAGAGGAGTTGATGATGTGAAGAACATCGCCAAGATTTTATTTTGGTGTCTGCAGAGAACTTAA
- a CDS encoding TROVE domain-containing protein, translating to MKFNFLRKSNRVVTNYEGAKAYTMTPAEELYSAVVTTGLSNATYEKGNDRLTRIQSLIQKNDPDFVAKLAVYARKDMYLRSIPLVLTTELAKQTSGTDLVSKTVDGVIQRADEITELLAYYQLANNRTDLKKLNKLSKQIQKGLVKSFNKFDEYQFAKYNRKVEVTLKDALFLVHPKAKDENQQAIFNKIVNDSLETPYTWEVELSVLGQTKFANDAERKSAFKNKWEELIFSNKLGYMATLRNLRNILEANVSSDAIYKICNYLSDEKAVRNSKQLPFRFLSAYRELKNIDSKYISSILEALEDAVMVSAKNIKGIGFETSVVIATDVSGSMQKAISPKSKVLLYDIGLLMAMMLQSQCKNVITGMFGDIWKRVPMPKNGILRNVDAFYKREGEVGYSTNGYLVIEDLIRRNEKVDKVMFFTDTQLWNSNLTNDSFEYSWNRYKKINPNAKLYIFDLAGYGKQPLDVRKNDVYLIAGWSDKTFDVLNALEDRKSAVEMIKKVVL from the coding sequence ATGAAATTTAATTTTTTAAGAAAATCAAATAGAGTAGTAACCAACTACGAAGGTGCAAAAGCTTACACAATGACGCCTGCAGAAGAACTATATAGTGCTGTTGTTACAACAGGATTATCAAACGCAACCTATGAAAAAGGAAATGACAGATTGACAAGAATCCAATCTCTGATTCAGAAAAATGACCCGGATTTCGTAGCGAAATTAGCAGTTTATGCAAGAAAAGATATGTATTTGCGTTCAATCCCATTGGTTTTGACAACCGAATTGGCGAAACAGACTTCAGGTACAGACTTGGTAAGCAAAACTGTTGACGGCGTTATCCAAAGAGCAGATGAAATCACAGAATTGCTGGCGTATTACCAATTGGCAAACAACAGAACGGATTTGAAAAAATTGAACAAGCTTTCTAAACAAATCCAAAAAGGTTTGGTGAAATCTTTCAACAAATTTGATGAATATCAATTCGCAAAATACAACAGAAAAGTGGAAGTGACTTTGAAAGATGCATTGTTCTTGGTGCACCCAAAAGCAAAAGATGAAAATCAGCAGGCTATTTTCAACAAAATCGTCAACGACTCGTTGGAAACGCCTTACACTTGGGAAGTAGAACTTTCTGTTTTGGGTCAGACGAAATTTGCCAATGATGCAGAAAGAAAATCAGCCTTCAAAAACAAATGGGAAGAATTGATTTTCAGCAATAAACTGGGTTATATGGCAACATTGAGAAACCTTAGAAATATCTTGGAAGCAAACGTTTCTTCCGATGCGATTTATAAAATTTGCAATTATTTGTCGGATGAAAAAGCGGTAAGAAACTCAAAACAATTGCCATTCAGATTTTTGTCAGCGTACAGAGAATTGAAAAACATCGATTCAAAATACATCTCATCAATCTTGGAAGCATTGGAAGATGCCGTGATGGTGAGTGCAAAAAACATCAAAGGTATTGGTTTCGAAACTTCGGTTGTGATTGCGACAGACGTTTCCGGTTCGATGCAGAAAGCAATTTCTCCAAAATCTAAAGTGTTGTTGTATGATATCGGTCTATTGATGGCGATGATGTTGCAGTCGCAGTGCAAAAACGTGATTACAGGTATGTTCGGCGACATTTGGAAAAGAGTTCCGATGCCGAAAAACGGTATCTTGAGAAACGTGGATGCGTTTTACAAAAGAGAAGGCGAAGTTGGTTATTCCACAAACGGTTATCTTGTGATTGAGGATTTAATCAGAAGAAATGAAAAAGTGGACAAAGTAATGTTTTTCACTGATACTCAATTGTGGAACAGTAACTTAACCAATGACTCTTTTGAGTATTCTTGGAACCGATATAAAAAAATTAACCCGAATGCGAAATTGTATATTTTTGATTTGGCAGGTTACGGAAAACAACCGTTGGATGTCAGAAAAAATGATGTCTACTTGATCGCAGGCTGGTCCGACAAAACCTTCGATGTACTGAACGCTTTGGAAGACCGAAAATCTGCAGTAGAAATGATTAAAAAAGTAGTGTTGTAA
- a CDS encoding PA3715 family protein: protein MMKKRLPFLLLIFFFANFYAQTEQNDALLMKVLKQLNIHKKNISEELYKEKVLPNKTSQTVLVIPKYRVNETDESGHEFYELDAYIVVADNATGKIINKYIEESAWASDAMVLSDIEIDTGLYQLNDKNRAFGIRVSYRGSSNPNPYSYTDLSLFLAQNNVLKKVLNNYQISRSSGEWDTRCAGEFTDIDGVIDIDKNKTNSFNNLIIKSKIQHTKSFETKDDCDEKVTTKKSTKFLKFNGKEYK, encoded by the coding sequence ATGATGAAAAAACGACTTCCCTTCTTATTACTGATATTTTTCTTCGCAAATTTCTATGCTCAAACTGAGCAAAATGATGCTTTATTAATGAAAGTTTTGAAGCAATTGAACATCCATAAAAAAAACATTAGTGAAGAATTGTACAAAGAGAAAGTACTTCCTAACAAAACCTCGCAAACTGTTTTGGTTATTCCAAAATACAGAGTGAACGAAACCGATGAATCTGGTCACGAATTTTATGAACTTGATGCTTACATCGTAGTTGCAGACAATGCTACCGGAAAAATTATCAACAAATATATTGAAGAAAGTGCGTGGGCTTCTGACGCAATGGTTCTCTCAGACATCGAAATAGATACAGGTCTTTATCAGCTGAATGACAAAAATCGGGCATTTGGGATCCGTGTGAGTTACAGAGGAAGCAGTAACCCAAATCCTTATTCCTACACAGATTTATCTCTGTTTCTGGCTCAGAATAATGTTTTGAAAAAAGTGCTTAACAATTATCAAATCTCAAGATCCAGCGGAGAATGGGACACGAGATGTGCTGGAGAATTTACTGACATTGACGGAGTAATTGATATCGATAAAAATAAAACAAACAGTTTCAACAACCTCATCATAAAAAGCAAAATACAACATACCAAAAGTTTTGAAACCAAAGACGATTGTGATGAAAAAGTAACGACGAAAAAAAGTACCAAATTTTTGAAATTCAACGGAAAAGAATACAAATAA
- a CDS encoding aldehyde dehydrogenase family protein yields MKKVNKIYINGEFVTPHGTETFDLINPAINVKIGEVILADEIDTRKAISAAKEAFKTFSQTTVSERIHYLEKLKITVEKKEQDLINIMIEEYGGTRQFATMSNQNTGSWFESMIEVLRNFEFKRNINSSTVQLQPVGVVGIITPWNASNSSVTSKVVTAIAAGCTVVIKPSEMSSLQTQILMEAFHDAGLPKGVINFVTGLGNVVGTELTNNPDVAKISFTGSTAVGKLIAKNAVDTMKRVTLELGGKSPNIILDDADLNQVIPMAVYGAYMNSGQACIAPTRLLVSQDKLDEANAIAKSVAEKIVIGLPENEETNVGPMVSIKQFERVQNYIKIGIEEGATLLVGGLGKPEGLEAGNFVKPTIFTNVKNEMRIAQEEIFGPVLSIIPYKDEEDAVRIANDTPYGLAAYISSSDNERAERVASRIDAGRVCINGFRHDPMVPFGGFKQSGIGREYGEFGLQPYLETKAILK; encoded by the coding sequence ATGAAAAAAGTAAATAAAATTTACATCAATGGCGAATTCGTAACGCCACACGGAACCGAAACTTTCGATTTAATTAATCCCGCAATTAATGTAAAAATTGGAGAAGTAATTCTCGCAGATGAAATTGACACTCGGAAAGCTATTTCTGCAGCGAAGGAAGCTTTCAAAACATTTTCTCAGACAACAGTTTCAGAGCGCATTCATTATCTTGAAAAACTTAAAATTACAGTTGAAAAAAAAGAGCAAGACTTGATTAATATAATGATTGAGGAATATGGTGGAACACGGCAGTTTGCAACGATGAGCAATCAAAATACAGGAAGCTGGTTTGAAAGTATGATAGAAGTTCTTCGGAATTTTGAATTTAAAAGAAATATTAATTCTTCAACAGTCCAATTACAACCAGTAGGCGTTGTTGGAATCATCACACCTTGGAATGCGAGTAACAGCTCAGTAACAAGTAAAGTGGTCACAGCAATCGCAGCAGGATGTACAGTTGTAATTAAACCGAGCGAAATGAGCAGTTTACAGACACAAATTCTTATGGAAGCTTTTCACGATGCAGGTTTACCAAAAGGTGTAATCAACTTCGTGACTGGTTTGGGAAATGTCGTTGGAACGGAATTGACTAATAATCCTGATGTTGCCAAAATTTCGTTCACAGGTTCTACAGCAGTTGGGAAATTAATTGCAAAAAATGCGGTAGACACAATGAAAAGAGTAACTCTGGAACTTGGCGGGAAATCTCCTAATATTATTCTGGATGATGCAGACTTAAACCAAGTTATTCCAATGGCAGTTTATGGCGCTTATATGAATAGCGGACAAGCTTGCATTGCGCCAACAAGACTTTTAGTTTCTCAAGATAAATTGGATGAGGCCAATGCAATTGCAAAATCGGTAGCCGAAAAAATTGTGATCGGATTACCAGAGAACGAAGAAACGAATGTTGGACCGATGGTAAGTATAAAACAATTCGAAAGAGTACAGAATTACATCAAAATTGGAATTGAAGAAGGTGCGACTTTGTTAGTCGGTGGGTTAGGGAAACCTGAAGGTTTGGAAGCTGGTAACTTTGTAAAACCGACCATTTTTACCAATGTGAAAAACGAGATGAGAATTGCGCAGGAAGAAATTTTTGGACCTGTTTTATCCATTATTCCTTACAAAGATGAAGAAGATGCGGTTAGAATTGCCAATGATACACCTTATGGTTTGGCGGCTTACATCAGTTCTTCAGACAATGAAAGAGCAGAAAGAGTAGCTTCCAGAATAGATGCAGGAAGAGTTTGTATTAATGGTTTCCGTCACGACCCGATGGTTCCGTTTGGTGGTTTTAAGCAATCGGGAATTGGTAGAGAATATGGCGAATTTGGACTTCAGCCTTACCTTGAAACCAAAGCTATTCTGAAATAA
- a CDS encoding helix-turn-helix domain-containing protein has product MSEKSEIVYSCYHEVSRKGENFVPQHTLSYQLSGSFALIDGKETYLAKEGNFNLIRKNQLVKFVKYPPDNGVFESMNIYLSEENLRNAAKEYNFTSEHFVATQPLVPIKVNELIKNFFISLQTIIDSNSLENKLLVNLKIKELILILLQSEPELKNILFDFSEPHKIDLEAFMIQNYRYNVNLDRFAYLTGRSLATFKRDFEKIFHTSPHKWILQKRLDEAHFLIKEKEKSPSDIYVELGFEDLSHFSYTFKKHFGYSPTRINAFI; this is encoded by the coding sequence ATGAGCGAGAAATCAGAAATTGTTTATTCCTGTTATCACGAGGTCAGTCGCAAAGGAGAAAATTTTGTTCCTCAACACACGCTTTCGTATCAGTTGTCGGGAAGTTTTGCATTGATAGACGGTAAAGAAACATATCTTGCAAAAGAAGGAAATTTCAATCTTATTCGAAAAAACCAATTGGTAAAATTTGTGAAATATCCGCCTGATAATGGTGTTTTTGAAAGTATGAATATCTATCTGAGTGAAGAAAATCTCCGAAATGCCGCAAAAGAATATAACTTTACTTCGGAGCATTTTGTAGCAACCCAACCGCTTGTTCCTATAAAAGTAAATGAACTGATTAAAAATTTTTTCATCTCTTTGCAAACGATTATTGATAGCAATAGCCTTGAAAATAAGTTACTTGTCAATCTGAAAATAAAAGAACTTATTTTAATTTTATTACAGTCTGAACCTGAGCTCAAAAATATTCTTTTCGATTTTTCCGAACCTCATAAGATAGATTTAGAGGCTTTTATGATTCAGAATTACCGTTATAATGTCAATCTTGATCGATTCGCTTACCTCACAGGTCGCAGTTTGGCGACTTTTAAACGTGATTTTGAGAAAATTTTTCACACTTCTCCACACAAATGGATTTTGCAAAAACGATTAGACGAAGCTCATTTTTTGATCAAGGAAAAAGAAAAATCGCCATCTGATATTTATGTAGAACTTGGTTTCGAAGATTTGTCTCACTTTTCCTATACATTCAAAAAACATTTTGGTTACAGTCCTACGCGGATAAATGCTTTTATATAG
- a CDS encoding Crp/Fnr family transcriptional regulator produces the protein MFEIFQKYLNDKIELSNSEIQLIESFCKPKKLRKKQFLCQEGDVWHYNAFICRGLVKTFSIAENGTEHIINFSPENYWTGDRESLINGTPSRLNIDAIEPTELILIEKSDFEKLCADIPQLNQMVNQIIQKSFIVSQGRILANISFTAEEKYQNFLEKYPHIVNRIPQHMIASYIGITPETLTRLRRNMVKK, from the coding sequence ATGTTCGAAATTTTCCAAAAATATCTTAACGACAAAATAGAACTTTCCAATTCGGAAATACAATTAATAGAATCTTTCTGCAAACCCAAAAAACTCCGTAAGAAACAGTTTCTTTGTCAGGAAGGAGATGTTTGGCATTACAACGCTTTTATTTGTCGGGGTTTGGTAAAAACTTTTTCCATTGCTGAAAACGGAACAGAGCACATCATCAACTTCTCTCCCGAAAATTATTGGACAGGCGACCGAGAAAGTTTGATTAACGGAACACCTTCTCGTTTGAATATTGATGCTATCGAACCAACAGAACTGATTTTAATCGAAAAATCAGATTTTGAAAAGCTTTGTGCAGATATACCTCAACTGAACCAAATGGTCAATCAGATTATTCAGAAAAGTTTTATTGTATCTCAGGGGAGAATTTTGGCGAATATAAGTTTTACGGCAGAAGAAAAATATCAGAATTTCCTTGAGAAATATCCTCACATTGTCAATCGAATTCCACAACATATGATTGCTTCCTATATTGGAATTACACCCGAAACCCTTACCAGACTGCGTAGAAATATGGTCAAGAAATAA
- a CDS encoding SDR family oxidoreductase: protein MNKTVFITGTSTGFGKLTATTLANAGYTVIAGMRGVSGKNETVAKELGALPNLEVVEIDVTDDASVTNAFEKVLQKYGKIDVLVNNAAVSGFGLLEAYSLDRIRQMFEVNFYGVIRTYQAVLPSMRENKSGLIINITSGASAHTSPFMVPYFASKFGVESITEGLQDELKQFNIDNVSIQPGVYPTEMNTGEKAGVNADKPELTTLYDPFATEQFNAIGAALFGKMKEFNMNPQTIADGILELIQMKEGSRPLRFPLDAVAQGTDLEFINARAELKAKWLAKYSE, encoded by the coding sequence ATGAACAAAACAGTTTTTATCACAGGAACAAGCACAGGCTTCGGAAAATTAACAGCTACAACTCTTGCCAACGCAGGTTACACCGTAATCGCAGGAATGCGGGGTGTTTCAGGAAAAAATGAAACCGTAGCCAAAGAATTGGGAGCTCTCCCCAATTTAGAAGTCGTTGAAATCGATGTAACCGACGATGCATCCGTAACCAATGCTTTCGAAAAAGTCCTTCAGAAATACGGTAAAATCGATGTGTTAGTCAACAACGCAGCCGTTTCTGGTTTCGGATTGTTGGAAGCGTACAGTTTGGACAGAATTCGCCAAATGTTTGAAGTGAATTTCTATGGAGTTATCCGAACTTATCAGGCTGTATTGCCTTCTATGAGGGAGAATAAGAGCGGTTTGATTATCAACATCACTTCCGGAGCGAGTGCGCATACTTCGCCTTTTATGGTTCCATATTTTGCATCGAAATTCGGGGTTGAAAGTATTACAGAAGGTTTACAGGACGAATTGAAACAGTTCAATATCGACAACGTCTCCATCCAGCCAGGAGTTTATCCAACAGAAATGAATACAGGCGAAAAAGCAGGAGTTAATGCAGACAAACCAGAACTTACGACATTGTATGACCCATTTGCGACAGAACAATTCAATGCGATTGGCGCTGCATTATTCGGAAAGATGAAAGAATTTAATATGAATCCGCAAACCATCGCAGACGGAATTTTGGAATTGATTCAGATGAAAGAAGGGTCTCGTCCGTTACGTTTTCCGTTGGATGCCGTTGCTCAGGGAACAGATTTGGAATTCATCAATGCAAGAGCCGAATTGAAAGCAAAATGGTTAGCAAAATATAGCGAATAA
- a CDS encoding VOC family protein, giving the protein MKANATAVASALLLSTAVSNTSAQEKTGILGIDHVGINVPNMKQAVNFFTDVLGFSPVTTLGPIPLDDAWKKNNHMNAKTGPVTIKMVKAGTGANIELFEYQDNKGSSQQPGGDDIGASHIAFYTNDINKSVAYLKSKGVQFLGEPFLMPSGDTEGETWVYFVTPWGSKMELVSYPNGKGYEKKNPATILWSPKDVVKNQTEKSDAKPLSETEIKSLVEGHLAIWNERDLKKREALMSKIYADDIEMVDSHFIAVGHKEINGFVDGLQQKNPNSKFSHIKAIDINHNIARLYWQNGTPEKPDAVTGMDLFVFENGKAVKLYVFVDNKN; this is encoded by the coding sequence ATCAAAGCCAACGCAACAGCAGTAGCAAGTGCACTTTTATTATCAACAGCAGTTTCAAACACTTCAGCGCAGGAAAAAACAGGAATTCTTGGAATCGACCACGTAGGAATCAACGTTCCGAATATGAAACAGGCGGTGAATTTCTTCACAGACGTTTTAGGATTTTCGCCAGTTACAACTTTAGGCCCGATTCCTTTGGATGATGCGTGGAAAAAGAACAATCATATGAATGCTAAAACCGGTCCCGTAACCATCAAAATGGTAAAAGCAGGAACAGGAGCCAACATCGAGTTATTCGAATATCAAGATAATAAAGGAAGTTCTCAACAACCTGGAGGAGACGATATCGGAGCAAGTCACATTGCTTTTTATACGAATGACATCAATAAAAGTGTAGCGTATCTTAAAAGCAAAGGCGTACAATTTTTAGGAGAACCGTTTTTGATGCCATCGGGAGATACAGAAGGCGAAACTTGGGTTTATTTTGTAACACCTTGGGGTTCTAAAATGGAATTGGTCTCTTATCCAAACGGAAAAGGTTATGAGAAAAAAAATCCTGCAACGATTTTATGGTCGCCTAAAGATGTCGTAAAAAATCAAACCGAAAAATCAGATGCTAAACCGCTTTCTGAAACAGAAATTAAATCTTTAGTAGAAGGACATTTAGCAATCTGGAACGAGAGAGACCTTAAAAAACGTGAAGCATTAATGTCAAAAATTTATGCCGATGATATTGAAATGGTGGACAGTCATTTTATCGCAGTCGGTCACAAAGAAATCAATGGTTTTGTGGATGGATTACAACAGAAAAATCCGAATTCTAAATTCTCTCACATCAAAGCAATAGACATTAATCACAACATTGCAAGACTATATTGGCAGAATGGAACTCCCGAAAAACCAGATGCTGTAACAGGAATGGATTTATTCGTTTTCGAAAACGGAAAAGCTGTGAAACTGTACGTTTTTGTAGACAATAAAAATTAA
- a CDS encoding nuclear transport factor 2 family protein: MKASVINQNSANETLIRELYRIAEVQYSKGFTELFAEDGYFWDVSSGNKYYGEDIGKTVDIFATAFPDMHRELYELYVLEDENTVIVELSLNGTHNGPLQLASGTLESTGKTIEVPCCDVFKIENGKVKSFHCYNAGTILLGQLGVL, from the coding sequence ATGAAAGCATCGGTAATCAATCAAAATTCAGCCAACGAAACATTAATCCGTGAATTGTATAGAATAGCCGAAGTTCAGTATTCAAAAGGATTTACAGAACTTTTTGCAGAAGACGGTTATTTCTGGGACGTATCTTCAGGAAACAAATATTACGGTGAAGACATCGGTAAAACTGTGGATATTTTTGCTACGGCTTTTCCAGATATGCACAGAGAATTATACGAATTGTACGTCTTGGAAGATGAAAATACAGTCATCGTAGAATTATCATTGAACGGAACTCATAACGGTCCACTTCAATTGGCTTCGGGAACTTTGGAATCCACAGGAAAAACCATCGAAGTGCCTTGTTGTGATGTCTTCAAAATTGAAAACGGAAAAGTAAAATCCTTCCATTGTTATAATGCCGGAACAATACTTTTAGGACAATTAGGAGTTCTTTAA
- a CDS encoding NAD(P)H-dependent oxidoreductase — MKNIIELLNWRYATKKMTGEKISSEKINNILEAAHLAPSGIGLQPYEIIVISNPEIKKKILPIAMNQPQIVESSHLLVFAVWDEYSKERIDNVFDYLAEKRNVDSTHYDKQRAFSKQFFGNMSIEENFHHAAKQANIALGLAIVEAASEGIDSTPMEGFDPIALDEFLKLSSKGLRSSMLLALGYRDTENDWNLNQKKVRKPFEEFVTFL, encoded by the coding sequence ATGAAAAATATCATAGAATTACTGAACTGGAGATATGCCACAAAAAAAATGACGGGCGAGAAAATTTCTTCAGAAAAAATCAATAACATATTGGAAGCAGCTCATTTGGCTCCTTCAGGCATTGGATTGCAGCCTTACGAAATCATCGTTATCAGCAATCCCGAAATCAAAAAGAAAATATTACCGATAGCAATGAATCAACCTCAAATTGTAGAATCATCACATCTTTTGGTTTTCGCTGTTTGGGATGAATATTCTAAAGAAAGAATTGATAACGTATTCGATTATCTGGCAGAAAAACGCAATGTAGACTCTACTCATTATGATAAACAAAGAGCATTTTCAAAACAGTTTTTCGGAAATATGAGCATCGAAGAAAACTTTCATCACGCAGCAAAACAGGCGAATATTGCTTTAGGTTTAGCGATTGTTGAAGCGGCTTCGGAAGGAATAGATTCTACACCGATGGAAGGTTTTGACCCGATTGCACTTGACGAGTTTTTGAAACTTTCATCCAAAGGTTTACGAAGCTCAATGTTGTTGGCTTTAGGCTACAGAGACACAGAAAATGACTGGAATCTTAATCAGAAAAAAGTACGCAAACCATTTGAAGAGTTTGTGACTTTTCTTTAA
- a CDS encoding RNA polymerase sigma factor produces MESQFEKLYSDYKNQVYFFVKKYVHGQDGIEDIVQDIFVHLWKHRDSLNKNKEAIVFKTAKQEIANFYRKNKLSFSDFKEESHLSIVKDEYDEEQFKSYSEQAEKLLKLIPEKSRSFFLKHKIDGLSYSEIAKENSISKNAVAKHVNKVLHILKTNINLFFLLLIFIKNFF; encoded by the coding sequence TTGGAATCTCAATTTGAAAAATTATATTCTGATTACAAAAATCAGGTTTATTTTTTCGTGAAAAAATACGTTCACGGACAGGATGGTATTGAAGATATCGTTCAGGATATTTTTGTCCATCTGTGGAAGCATAGAGATTCTTTGAATAAGAATAAAGAAGCAATAGTTTTCAAAACTGCTAAACAAGAGATTGCTAATTTTTACAGGAAAAATAAATTGTCTTTCTCTGATTTCAAGGAAGAATCTCATCTCAGCATTGTGAAGGACGAATATGACGAAGAGCAATTCAAATCCTATTCTGAACAAGCAGAAAAATTACTCAAACTAATTCCTGAAAAAAGCAGGTCTTTCTTCCTCAAACATAAAATTGATGGACTGAGTTATTCCGAAATTGCAAAAGAAAATAGTATTTCCAAGAATGCTGTAGCCAAGCACGTTAATAAGGTTCTTCACATCCTAAAAACAAACATTAATCTATTTTTTCTACTATTGATTTTCATTAAAAATTTTTTTTAA
- a CDS encoding histidine-type phosphatase, with the protein MKKSFSILLLAASFFYQGQTTKEEILSDLNQTGGVYYAYPTPTKKLTAVPSGYQPFYISHYGRHGSRWLINDKDFSGVMDILRKANENNALTENGKSALQRLEKIWKIAEGHNGDLTELGGLQHKQISQRMFKNNPQVFGNNAVVTAKSTVVPRCIISMAYFTNELTANNPKLNISVESSDKYMKYLNHHTKESIDFKSQDNFWQEEKRKLKQDALRSDRFIKNLFNNDEYVYKNVNPEKVVESFYWIASDMQNLETDISFYDLFTKDELFNIYQAINYQFYVNDAASPLSKGLVKNNAIPLVKNILEEAEDYIKNNKSGASLRFGHDGNIAPLLAFMRVEGMDKEEINPREVYKVWNTFQAAPMAANLQMIFYKNKKSDVLVKFLLNENEVSIPVETKSFPYYQWNEVKTYLEKMTKSN; encoded by the coding sequence ATGAAGAAATCATTTTCTATTCTGCTGCTCGCAGCTTCTTTTTTTTACCAGGGACAAACTACTAAAGAAGAAATCCTCTCAGACCTAAATCAAACCGGCGGTGTTTACTACGCTTATCCAACTCCGACAAAAAAACTGACTGCGGTTCCATCAGGATATCAGCCGTTTTACATTAGTCATTATGGAAGACACGGTTCAAGATGGCTCATTAATGACAAAGATTTTTCCGGTGTAATGGACATCCTGAGAAAAGCTAATGAGAATAATGCTTTGACAGAAAACGGAAAGTCAGCGTTACAACGGTTGGAGAAAATCTGGAAAATTGCTGAAGGTCATAACGGAGATTTGACGGAATTAGGCGGATTACAGCATAAGCAGATTTCACAGAGAATGTTCAAGAATAATCCGCAGGTTTTTGGAAATAATGCTGTTGTAACTGCAAAATCGACTGTTGTTCCGAGATGCATCATCAGTATGGCTTATTTTACCAATGAATTGACAGCAAATAATCCAAAGCTTAATATCAGCGTAGAATCTTCTGATAAGTATATGAAATATCTGAATCATCATACCAAAGAATCTATCGATTTCAAAAGTCAGGATAACTTCTGGCAGGAAGAAAAACGAAAGCTAAAACAAGATGCTTTACGCTCAGACCGATTTATCAAAAATCTCTTCAATAATGATGAATATGTTTATAAAAATGTGAATCCTGAAAAAGTGGTGGAATCTTTCTATTGGATTGCCAGCGATATGCAGAATCTGGAGACGGACATTTCTTTTTACGATTTGTTCACGAAAGATGAATTGTTCAATATTTATCAGGCAATCAATTATCAATTCTATGTGAATGATGCTGCGTCGCCTTTGAGTAAAGGATTGGTAAAAAATAATGCAATTCCGTTAGTCAAAAATATTCTGGAAGAAGCCGAAGATTATATCAAAAACAATAAAAGTGGAGCATCGCTTAGATTTGGACACGATGGAAATATTGCACCATTATTAGCTTTTATGAGAGTTGAAGGAATGGACAAGGAAGAAATCAATCCAAGAGAAGTTTATAAAGTTTGGAATACATTTCAGGCTGCACCAATGGCTGCCAATCTTCAGATGATTTTTTATAAGAATAAGAAAAGTGATGTTTTGGTGAAATTTCTTTTGAATGAAAACGAGGTCAGCATTCCTGTTGAAACCAAAAGTTTTCCTTACTACCAATGGAATGAAGTGAAAACTTATTTGGAAAAAATGACCAAGTCAAATTAA